The following coding sequences lie in one Desulfovibrio sp. TomC genomic window:
- a CDS encoding amino acid permease, whose translation MPAPSRKTIGVWTLTLMTVAAVVSLRGLPMMAKEGLSMIFYILFSAIFFLVPASMVAAELGGAFSNQGGGVYTWVKEAYGSRWGFTAIWLQWIQNVVWYPTVLGFAAGALAYTFMDPSLASNGVYTGAVILICYWAATAITLAGSTFANSVTKYGVLLGTVLPGVFMIVLGLLWVDQGNALQFLHTAPAAVGQGVAQALPHARFFPQLNGLGSVAFLAGIILLFAGVEVHAVHANEMENPPKQFPESLFLAAGIILTLFTLGSLAVAAVIPANEISLTAGLMQAFKLLLEKFGMGFLTPAVGFLAAFGAIGGVMSWVGGPSRGLLETAKSGELPPFMAKTNAKGMQVNILLIQAVIVSLLASLYFIMDNVSTAFFVLSAMTVSLYLVMYILMYLAAIKLRYTRPDLPRSYKVPGGTIGMGIVAGVGLLGVTFALLVSFFPPTNLPVGNPILYVGLVAAGLIVFVGLPLLINANKKPAWNTTTHKGRPIQPDATTPKTKGAK comes from the coding sequence ATGCCTGCCCCTTCGCGTAAAACCATCGGCGTCTGGACCCTGACGCTTATGACCGTGGCCGCCGTCGTCAGTCTGCGAGGTCTGCCCATGATGGCCAAGGAAGGTCTGTCCATGATCTTCTACATCCTTTTCTCCGCCATCTTCTTCCTGGTTCCGGCCTCCATGGTGGCCGCCGAACTTGGCGGAGCCTTCAGCAACCAGGGCGGCGGCGTCTACACGTGGGTCAAAGAAGCCTACGGCTCACGCTGGGGCTTCACGGCCATCTGGCTGCAATGGATTCAAAACGTCGTCTGGTACCCAACCGTGCTCGGCTTTGCGGCCGGTGCCCTGGCCTATACCTTTATGGACCCGTCACTGGCTTCAAACGGCGTTTACACCGGGGCAGTGATCCTTATCTGCTATTGGGCCGCAACCGCCATCACCCTGGCCGGCTCCACCTTCGCCAACTCCGTCACCAAATACGGCGTGTTGCTCGGTACGGTGCTGCCGGGCGTCTTTATGATCGTCCTTGGTCTTTTGTGGGTGGACCAGGGCAATGCCTTGCAGTTCCTGCACACAGCCCCGGCGGCCGTTGGCCAGGGGGTGGCCCAGGCGCTGCCCCATGCCCGGTTTTTCCCCCAATTAAACGGCCTTGGCAGCGTGGCCTTCCTCGCCGGTATTATCCTCCTTTTCGCCGGGGTGGAGGTCCACGCCGTCCATGCCAATGAGATGGAAAATCCGCCCAAGCAGTTCCCGGAAAGCCTTTTCCTGGCGGCAGGCATCATCCTGACCCTGTTCACCCTGGGTTCGCTGGCCGTGGCGGCCGTGATCCCGGCCAACGAGATCAGCCTGACCGCCGGTCTCATGCAGGCCTTTAAGCTGTTGCTAGAAAAATTCGGCATGGGGTTTCTCACTCCGGCCGTGGGCTTTTTAGCCGCCTTCGGAGCCATCGGCGGGGTCATGAGCTGGGTGGGCGGTCCGAGCCGGGGCCTTTTGGAAACGGCCAAGAGCGGTGAACTGCCACCGTTTATGGCCAAGACCAATGCCAAGGGGATGCAGGTCAACATTCTGCTCATCCAGGCGGTCATCGTCAGTCTCCTGGCCTCGCTCTACTTTATCATGGATAACGTGAGCACGGCCTTTTTCGTCCTCTCGGCCATGACCGTGTCCCTCTATCTGGTCATGTACATCCTCATGTACCTCGCGGCCATCAAGCTACGCTACACGCGCCCGGACCTGCCACGCTCCTACAAAGTGCCCGGCGGGACCATCGGCATGGGAATTGTGGCCGGCGTGGGACTGCTCGGCGTGACATTCGCCTTATTGGTGAGCTTTTTCCCGCCGACCAATCTGCCGGTCGGAAATCCGATCCTCTACGTGGGGCTGGTTGCGGCCGGGCTGATCGTCTTCGTGGGGCTGCCGCTGCTCATTAATGCCAACAAAAAACCAGCCTGGAATACAACGACTCACAAAGGTCGGCCGATACAGCCCGATGCCACTACACCCAAGACCAAAGGAGCGAAATAA
- a CDS encoding glutamine amidotransferase-related protein: protein MNLLVDDPLFKDLPRPFTAPEVHGWAVYDPPKGFEVVAESGYIQALRSQDGRIHGTQFHPEIKVPYNQAEVVLQRFLEDALARTK from the coding sequence TTGAATCTCCTGGTCGACGACCCGCTGTTTAAGGATTTGCCCCGGCCCTTTACCGCGCCGGAAGTCCATGGCTGGGCGGTGTATGATCCGCCCAAAGGCTTCGAGGTCGTGGCCGAGTCCGGCTACATCCAGGCCCTGCGCAGCCAGGACGGGCGCATCCATGGGACGCAGTTCCATCCGGAAATAAAAGTACCCTACAACCAAGCCGAAGTCGTACTGCAGCGTTTCCTTGAAGACGCCCTGGCCCGGACGAAATAA
- a CDS encoding FAD-linked oxidase C-terminal domain-containing protein produces the protein MDAALLTLLSREFGPDLTAAPEALAAAATDDSGLFLPPDAVFFPKDATAISRLLQAAGRHGFAVTPRGAGTGLVGGCLAETGGVVVDMSRMSRITAIDTANLCAVVEPGVITKTLRDAAAGVGLFYPPDPASFATCTIGGNAATNAGGPACVKYGVTRDYVLGLTAVLPDGEIVSAGTATRKGVVGYDLTSLLVGSEGTLGIITELTLKLIPHPREVRAVAALFTDARTAVATVAAIMAGGVSPCALELMDRACLGIVEELLPFALPGGEAALLLLEADGDPDQAARDIGRMEAICRDRGALAILPAADAARRDALWDIRRQISSRIHESAPVYLSEDVAVPIKRIPDLIAALPALGERHALRVYAFGHAGDGNIHVNITGEEGCRERTHALAQDLIRVVLDLGGTMSGEHGIGLAKRPFLAMELSPRSIRLQRGIKTLFDPAGILNPGKVFP, from the coding sequence ATGGACGCTGCCCTCCTGACCCTGCTTTCCCGCGAGTTCGGCCCGGACCTGACCGCCGCCCCCGAGGCCCTGGCCGCTGCCGCCACCGACGATTCCGGCCTTTTCCTGCCGCCCGACGCCGTCTTTTTTCCCAAGGACGCAACCGCAATCAGCCGGCTCCTGCAAGCGGCCGGCCGCCACGGCTTCGCCGTCACCCCGCGCGGGGCCGGCACCGGGTTGGTTGGCGGCTGTCTGGCCGAAACCGGCGGCGTGGTGGTGGATATGAGCCGCATGAGCCGCATCACGGCCATCGACACGGCCAACCTGTGCGCCGTGGTGGAGCCGGGCGTCATCACCAAAACCCTGCGCGACGCCGCGGCCGGCGTCGGCTTGTTTTATCCGCCCGATCCGGCCAGCTTTGCCACCTGCACCATCGGCGGCAACGCCGCTACCAATGCCGGCGGCCCGGCCTGCGTCAAATATGGCGTCACCCGCGATTATGTCCTGGGACTGACCGCCGTGTTGCCTGACGGCGAAATCGTGTCCGCCGGCACTGCCACCCGCAAGGGCGTGGTCGGCTACGACCTGACCAGCCTCCTGGTCGGTTCGGAAGGCACCCTTGGCATCATCACCGAGCTGACGCTCAAGCTCATCCCCCACCCCCGCGAGGTGCGGGCCGTGGCCGCCCTTTTCACCGACGCCCGAACGGCCGTGGCCACGGTGGCGGCAATCATGGCCGGCGGGGTGTCGCCCTGCGCCCTGGAGCTCATGGACCGGGCCTGTCTGGGGATTGTGGAAGAACTGCTGCCCTTTGCCCTGCCCGGCGGCGAGGCGGCGCTGCTCCTCCTTGAAGCCGACGGCGACCCGGATCAGGCCGCCCGGGACATCGGGCGCATGGAAGCAATTTGCCGCGACCGGGGGGCTTTGGCCATCCTGCCGGCAGCCGACGCCGCCCGCCGCGATGCCCTCTGGGACATCCGCCGCCAGATTTCCAGCCGCATCCACGAAAGCGCCCCGGTCTACCTGTCCGAGGATGTGGCCGTGCCCATCAAACGCATCCCGGACCTCATCGCCGCCCTGCCGGCGCTTGGAGAGCGCCACGCCCTTCGCGTTTACGCCTTCGGCCACGCCGGCGACGGCAACATCCACGTCAACATCACCGGCGAGGAAGGCTGCCGGGAGCGCACCCACGCCCTGGCCCAGGACCTCATCCGCGTGGTCCTCGACCTGGGCGGCACCATGTCCGGCGAACACGGCATCGGCCTGGCCAAACGCCCGTTCCTGGCCATGGAGCTTTCGCCGCGTTCCATCCGCCTGCAACGAGGCATAAAGACCCTGTTCGACCCGGCCGGCATCCTAAACCCAGGCAAAGTCTTTCCCTGA
- a CDS encoding amino acid ABC transporter permease has translation MDGFFTFAAERILPTLDAGLWTSILMIVPASLLGVVIGVSVGAVRVYGPRPLARICDGYVSLFRGTPLVVQLYFWYFALPYVTIGGIALVLPPIWAAIVGFGLCSGAYQSEYIRGGLLSIKRGQLRAAQALGMTPFQTIRSIVMPQAFRRALPGCGNEIVYLIKYSSLASIITVSDLTGMGRSLAKSTFRNTEVFVVVGLYYLALVTLAAFVLRLVEKKLEIPGFESKKD, from the coding sequence ATGGACGGTTTTTTCACCTTCGCCGCCGAGCGTATCCTCCCGACCCTGGACGCCGGCCTGTGGACGAGCATCCTGATGATCGTCCCGGCCTCGCTTTTGGGCGTTGTCATCGGCGTCTCGGTCGGGGCCGTCCGGGTCTACGGACCACGCCCCCTGGCCCGGATCTGCGACGGCTACGTTTCGCTGTTTCGCGGCACGCCGCTGGTCGTACAGCTCTATTTCTGGTATTTCGCCCTGCCCTACGTCACCATCGGCGGCATTGCCCTGGTGCTTCCCCCCATCTGGGCCGCCATTGTCGGCTTTGGCCTGTGCAGCGGGGCCTATCAGTCCGAGTACATCCGGGGCGGGCTGCTCTCGATCAAGCGCGGCCAGCTGCGCGCCGCCCAGGCCCTGGGCATGACGCCCTTTCAGACCATACGCTCCATTGTCATGCCGCAAGCCTTTCGCCGGGCGCTCCCGGGCTGCGGCAACGAGATCGTCTACCTGATCAAGTATTCCTCGCTGGCCTCCATCATCACGGTGAGCGACCTGACCGGCATGGGACGCAGTCTGGCCAAATCGACCTTTCGCAATACCGAGGTCTTTGTCGTGGTTGGCCTGTATTATCTGGCGCTGGTGACCCTGGCTGCCTTTGTCTTGCGCCTCGTGGAAAAAAAACTCGAAATCCCGGGATTTGAAAGCAAGAAGGACTGA
- a CDS encoding amino acid ABC transporter ATP-binding protein, with protein MDDRVILRLENIVKTIGGQRILDDVSLSVKKGRLKVLIGPSGAGKSTLLSCINFLSPPDSGTVSLDGVPVNGKSKKELLALRQQVGMIFQDFNLFDHLSALDNVRVALIKVKGLDKRTATNRAMEELARVGLADKPSLYPAQLSGGQKQRVSVARALAMDPKVLLLDEPTSALDPELIGEVLSVIRDLADEGMTMVMATHQISFSASLADEFLFMEKGRIVERGTPTTLLARDSGSRTQSFCAKLSELAGDGHCEIAPPLRA; from the coding sequence ATGGATGATCGGGTCATTTTACGCCTGGAGAACATCGTCAAGACCATCGGCGGCCAACGCATCCTCGACGATGTCTCGCTTTCGGTCAAAAAAGGCCGGCTCAAGGTCCTGATAGGCCCGTCAGGGGCCGGCAAATCCACGCTGCTGTCCTGCATCAATTTCCTGTCGCCCCCGGACTCCGGCACGGTGTCCCTGGACGGTGTGCCGGTCAACGGCAAGAGCAAGAAAGAGCTGCTGGCCCTGCGCCAGCAGGTCGGTATGATCTTTCAGGATTTCAACCTGTTCGATCACCTAAGCGCCCTGGACAACGTGCGCGTGGCCCTGATCAAGGTCAAGGGTCTGGACAAGCGCACCGCCACCAACCGGGCCATGGAAGAACTCGCCCGGGTGGGCCTGGCCGACAAGCCCTCGCTCTACCCGGCCCAGCTCTCCGGCGGCCAGAAACAGCGCGTCTCGGTGGCCCGCGCCCTGGCCATGGACCCCAAGGTGCTGCTTTTGGACGAACCCACTTCGGCCCTGGACCCGGAACTGATCGGCGAGGTCTTAAGCGTCATCCGCGATCTGGCCGACGAGGGCATGACCATGGTCATGGCCACCCACCAGATCAGCTTTTCGGCCTCGCTGGCCGACGAATTCCTGTTCATGGAAAAAGGCCGCATCGTGGAACGCGGCACGCCAACGACACTGCTCGCCCGGGACTCCGGCAGCCGTACCCAGTCGTTTTGCGCCAAGCTCAGCGAACTGGCCGGCGACGGCCACTGCGAGATCGCCCCTCCTCTCCGGGCGTAA
- a CDS encoding amino acid ABC transporter permease, producing the protein MEGLLKAAQASWDALPYILGGLWWTAGLIIGAMLVGFLLGVPLAVAHAYGRPLSRKLVAGYVWLFRGVPILVQLYLFYFGIMAYLSELPALSFLPLSSGFLSAIIVLGLTSAAYQSQIFRGAMNSLPAGQLRAAKALGMSDAVAIRTIILPQALRLAIPAWSNEYSILLKDSALAFTIGVLEVMARTRSVAATTHQPLPLSLLAGALFFFLTWAGIKALKRLEAKVRIPGYAHQGSL; encoded by the coding sequence ATGGAAGGACTTCTCAAAGCCGCCCAGGCCAGCTGGGACGCCCTGCCGTATATCCTCGGCGGCCTGTGGTGGACAGCCGGGCTTATCATCGGGGCCATGCTCGTCGGGTTTCTCCTCGGCGTGCCCCTGGCCGTGGCCCATGCCTACGGCCGGCCGCTTTCGCGCAAACTCGTTGCCGGCTATGTCTGGCTCTTTCGCGGCGTGCCCATCCTGGTCCAGCTCTATCTCTTTTATTTCGGCATCATGGCCTATCTGAGTGAACTCCCGGCCCTGTCCTTTCTGCCGCTTTCCTCGGGCTTTCTCTCGGCCATCATTGTCCTTGGCCTGACCAGCGCCGCCTACCAATCGCAAATTTTTCGCGGGGCCATGAACAGCCTGCCGGCCGGACAGTTACGGGCGGCCAAGGCCCTGGGCATGAGCGACGCCGTGGCCATCCGCACCATCATTTTGCCGCAGGCCCTGCGGCTGGCCATCCCGGCCTGGTCCAACGAGTATTCCATTTTGCTCAAGGACTCGGCCCTGGCCTTTACCATCGGTGTCCTGGAAGTCATGGCCCGCACCCGGTCCGTGGCCGCCACCACCCACCAGCCGCTGCCGCTTTCCCTGTTGGCCGGGGCGCTCTTTTTCTTTCTCACCTGGGCCGGCATCAAGGCCCTCAAACGCCTCGAAGCCAAGGTGCGCATCCCCGGATACGCGCACCAGGGAAGCCTGTAG
- a CDS encoding ABC transporter substrate-binding protein has translation MRKRFGLLLAALAAFVLCFGGLAQAEEKVYVNGIDFGFPPFGFVDKAGKPTGFDVESLDWIAKKMGFTVKHQPMDWDGIIPALLAKKIDIIASGMSATAERAEKVDFSIPYYEVTQVLVVGDKEAAPLADLLKSGKKIGIQRGTVTAKLLEGLVTQPGYKFELVPYDSTDLSMEDVKIGRIAGSGMDSTIAKEIMKAPGFKVAGTFDAAPEKYGYAMRKEDKEFQDKVNKGLKLLMADPYWGELKAKYGL, from the coding sequence ATGCGCAAACGTTTTGGCCTTCTTCTGGCTGCTCTGGCCGCCTTTGTCCTGTGCTTCGGCGGCTTGGCCCAGGCTGAGGAAAAAGTCTACGTCAACGGCATCGACTTCGGTTTCCCGCCCTTTGGCTTTGTGGACAAAGCCGGCAAACCCACCGGATTTGACGTCGAGTCCCTGGACTGGATCGCCAAGAAAATGGGCTTTACCGTCAAACATCAGCCCATGGACTGGGACGGCATCATCCCGGCCCTGCTCGCCAAAAAGATCGACATCATCGCCTCGGGCATGAGCGCCACGGCCGAACGCGCCGAGAAGGTCGATTTCTCCATTCCCTACTACGAAGTCACCCAGGTGCTCGTGGTCGGCGACAAGGAAGCCGCCCCCCTGGCCGATCTGCTCAAGTCCGGCAAAAAGATCGGCATCCAGCGCGGCACCGTGACCGCCAAGCTGCTTGAGGGTCTGGTCACCCAGCCCGGCTACAAGTTCGAGCTGGTGCCCTACGACTCCACCGACCTGTCCATGGAAGACGTGAAAATCGGCCGCATCGCCGGTTCCGGTATGGACAGCACCATTGCCAAGGAAATCATGAAGGCCCCGGGCTTCAAGGTCGCCGGCACCTTCGACGCCGCCCCCGAGAAGTACGGCTATGCCATGCGCAAGGAAGACAAGGAGTTCCAGGACAAGGTCAACAAGGGCCTCAAACTCCTCATGGCCGATCCCTACTGGGGAGAGCTCAAGGCCAAGTACGGCCTGTAA
- a CDS encoding diguanylate cyclase has protein sequence MEMQTIPATVLIVDDAPSNLAILTETLRAEYDVRIASSGNEALRLVDENPPDLILLDIVMPDMDGYEVCRRLKARAATRNIPVIFLTAKGDVADETMGLALGAVDYIVKPVSVPIVQARVRTHVELKRRGDLLETLSMRDGLTGIANRRRLDDCLGRAWRQSVRSATPLALIMADIDCFKAYNDTYGHLAGDECLKAVARTLSGALKRPGDLAARFGGEEFVMVLEETDIGGALHLAEAMRAAVEALGLAHAGSSVAKVLTITLGAACTIPTTAATPESLLCLADRKLYEAKLAGRNRVLGIHLP, from the coding sequence ATGGAAATGCAGACAATTCCGGCAACGGTCCTTATCGTTGACGATGCCCCGTCCAATCTGGCCATCCTCACCGAGACGCTGCGCGCGGAATACGACGTGCGCATCGCCAGCAGCGGCAACGAAGCCCTGCGTCTGGTGGATGAAAATCCGCCCGACCTGATTCTGCTTGATATCGTCATGCCGGACATGGACGGCTACGAGGTCTGCCGCCGCCTCAAGGCCAGGGCCGCCACCCGCAATATCCCGGTCATTTTTCTCACAGCCAAGGGCGACGTGGCCGACGAGACCATGGGACTGGCCCTGGGGGCCGTGGACTACATCGTCAAGCCCGTCAGCGTCCCCATTGTCCAGGCCAGGGTGCGCACCCATGTGGAACTCAAGCGGCGGGGGGATCTGCTCGAAACCCTGTCCATGCGCGACGGCCTGACCGGCATCGCCAACCGCCGCCGCCTCGACGACTGCCTTGGCCGGGCCTGGCGACAGTCCGTGCGTAGCGCCACGCCATTGGCCCTGATCATGGCCGACATCGACTGTTTCAAGGCCTACAACGACACCTATGGCCATCTGGCTGGCGACGAGTGTTTAAAGGCCGTGGCCCGCACCCTGTCCGGGGCGCTCAAGCGTCCGGGCGATCTGGCGGCACGGTTTGGCGGCGAGGAATTCGTCATGGTGCTTGAGGAAACCGACATCGGCGGCGCGCTGCATCTGGCCGAGGCCATGCGGGCCGCTGTGGAGGCGCTGGGCCTTGCGCACGCCGGCTCCAGCGTTGCCAAGGTGCTGACCATCACCCTTGGCGCGGCCTGCACCATCCCCACGACGGCCGCCACCCCGGAATCGCTCCTGTGCCTGGCCGATCGCAAGCTCTACGAGGCCAAGCTGGCCGGCCGCAACCGGGTGCTCGGCATCCATCTCCCCTGA
- a CDS encoding DMT family transporter, with protein MTRIYCKLVGSAVLWGGTWVAGRMLGTYMGPFSAAFLRFALASVFLYFLTARIEGRFPRLSKQDLPWLLTLAATGIFAYNALFFAGLRTVPAGRAALIVACIPSVVALFSGLLFREAFPPLKIAGIVVSFAGVGLIVSGGDPLALLATGLSPGDLCIFGCVAAWAAYTLAGKKAMERIAPYSAVTWSCILGALLLLPPALVMGLSRDVAAAGPIAWGLIAFFGILATGFGFSWYYEGVKAIGPTKAGVFINLVPVVAVFLGWLILDEPLSHALALGGLLVLFGVWLTNRRPLAQRG; from the coding sequence ATGACACGGATCTATTGCAAGCTGGTTGGCTCGGCCGTGCTCTGGGGCGGCACCTGGGTGGCCGGGCGGATGCTTGGCACGTATATGGGACCGTTTTCTGCGGCCTTTTTGCGTTTTGCCCTGGCCTCGGTCTTCCTGTATTTTCTCACCGCCCGCATCGAGGGCCGGTTTCCCAGGCTTTCCAAGCAGGACCTGCCCTGGCTGCTGACCCTGGCCGCCACCGGCATCTTTGCCTACAACGCCCTTTTCTTCGCCGGCCTGCGCACGGTTCCGGCCGGCCGGGCAGCCTTGATTGTGGCGTGCATTCCGTCGGTGGTGGCGCTTTTTTCCGGCCTGCTCTTTCGGGAAGCCTTCCCGCCGCTCAAGATCGCCGGCATCGTCGTCTCGTTTGCCGGGGTAGGGCTGATCGTCTCCGGCGGCGACCCGCTGGCCCTTCTGGCCACAGGACTTTCCCCGGGCGATCTGTGCATCTTTGGCTGCGTGGCCGCCTGGGCCGCCTATACCCTGGCCGGCAAGAAGGCCATGGAGCGCATTGCGCCCTACAGCGCCGTCACTTGGTCGTGCATCCTGGGCGCTTTGCTGCTGTTGCCGCCAGCCCTGGTGATGGGGCTCTCGCGCGACGTCGCCGCCGCCGGCCCTATTGCCTGGGGACTGATCGCCTTTTTCGGCATCCTGGCCACGGGTTTTGGATTTTCCTGGTATTATGAAGGCGTCAAGGCCATCGGACCGACCAAGGCCGGGGTATTTATCAACCTCGTCCCGGTAGTGGCCGTGTTTCTGGGCTGGCTTATACTGGACGAACCCTTGTCTCATGCCCTGGCCTTGGGCGGCCTCCTGGTGCTTTTTGGCGTGTGGCTGACCAACCGCAGACCACTGGCGCAGCGAGGTTAA
- a CDS encoding FAD-dependent oxidoreductase: protein MEPMNFNFLCGDPPPPSGISVGIIGAGPSGLAAAGYLSCLGHAVEVYDKMPRPGGLMLFGIPGHRIPRERIEAGTLRMARRYGVIFHTHTKICCSAPLFEEEGDHFCNEVKGLGEMITKHEAIMIATGSWRSRRLGIPGEDLPGVLSGLQFLFPIRAAHYCAPGVKAPDVAGKRVIVLGAGHSAVDVAHGAVALGAASVAMLYRRSRSEAPCGAIEIDRLEAAGVAWHEGCLPEAVLGETALVGLSYRQGGELKTLPADLLVAAIGEVATPPFAKELGLESVRKGDVRWLNMTAIDNVFVAGDALTGPSKIGKAIYSGLRAARSLAQWLDLKAQNRQTEFAGDELISREADRFPGGEFRDAPRVRGR, encoded by the coding sequence ATGGAACCCATGAATTTCAATTTTCTGTGCGGCGATCCCCCGCCCCCAAGCGGTATTTCGGTCGGCATCATCGGGGCCGGGCCGTCTGGCCTGGCTGCGGCCGGCTACCTGTCGTGCCTGGGCCATGCCGTGGAAGTCTATGACAAAATGCCGCGCCCTGGCGGCCTTATGCTCTTTGGCATCCCCGGCCATCGCATCCCGCGCGAGCGCATCGAGGCCGGCACCCTGCGTATGGCCCGGCGCTACGGCGTCATTTTTCACACCCACACCAAGATCTGTTGCAGCGCGCCGCTTTTTGAGGAAGAGGGCGATCATTTCTGCAACGAGGTCAAGGGCCTGGGCGAGATGATCACCAAGCACGAGGCCATCATGATCGCCACCGGCTCCTGGCGTTCGCGTCGGCTCGGCATCCCGGGCGAGGATCTGCCCGGGGTGTTGTCGGGCCTGCAATTTCTCTTTCCCATCCGGGCCGCCCACTACTGCGCCCCCGGGGTCAAGGCCCCGGATGTGGCCGGCAAGCGGGTGATCGTCCTCGGGGCCGGACACTCGGCCGTGGACGTGGCCCACGGCGCCGTGGCTCTGGGCGCGGCCTCGGTCGCGATGCTCTATCGCCGCAGCCGCTCCGAAGCCCCTTGCGGGGCCATCGAGATTGACCGGCTGGAGGCGGCCGGCGTCGCCTGGCACGAAGGCTGCCTGCCCGAGGCCGTGTTGGGCGAGACGGCTCTCGTCGGCCTGTCCTACCGTCAGGGCGGCGAGCTGAAAACACTGCCGGCCGATCTGCTGGTGGCGGCCATCGGCGAAGTGGCCACGCCGCCCTTTGCCAAGGAACTGGGGCTCGAATCCGTGCGCAAGGGCGATGTGCGCTGGCTCAATATGACCGCTATCGACAACGTGTTCGTGGCCGGCGATGCGCTCACCGGCCCAAGCAAGATCGGCAAGGCCATTTATTCCGGGCTGCGTGCCGCCCGGTCCCTGGCCCAGTGGCTCGACCTCAAGGCCCAGAATCGTCAGACCGAATTTGCCGGCGACGAACTGATCAGCCGCGAAGCCGACCGCTTCCCCGGCGGCGAGTTCCGCGACGCGCCGCGCGTACGCGGGCGATAG
- a CDS encoding 4Fe-4S dicluster domain-containing protein: protein MDDGKTLYIDYSKCIGCETCEYVCRFVGDMPRIHMIRAASGFMAPLYCRHCAEPNCAKVCKRGAIVRDVDGAMVLDPMLCRGCESRQCMLACPYMAIFETDKGVTVVKCDLCASRRQRGKKPACAEMCPCGAIHYVTRDEAEALGDAAAGEAEKRVLDFLRPPKAKPEPDGKA from the coding sequence ATGGACGACGGGAAGACACTGTATATTGATTATTCCAAATGCATCGGCTGCGAGACCTGCGAGTATGTCTGCCGGTTCGTGGGCGACATGCCGCGCATCCATATGATCCGGGCCGCTTCCGGGTTCATGGCGCCACTCTATTGCCGCCACTGCGCCGAACCCAACTGCGCCAAGGTGTGCAAGCGCGGGGCCATCGTGCGCGACGTGGACGGGGCCATGGTGCTCGATCCCATGCTCTGCCGGGGCTGCGAGTCGCGCCAGTGCATGCTGGCCTGTCCCTACATGGCCATTTTCGAGACCGACAAGGGCGTCACCGTGGTCAAGTGCGACCTGTGCGCCTCGCGTCGTCAGCGCGGCAAGAAGCCGGCCTGTGCCGAAATGTGCCCCTGCGGGGCCATCCACTACGTCACCCGGGACGAGGCGGAAGCGTTGGGCGATGCTGCGGCCGGGGAAGCGGAAAAGCGGGTGCTCGACTTCCTGCGGCCGCCCAAGGCCAAGCCGGAACCGGACGGGAAGGCGTAA
- a CDS encoding tetratricopeptide repeat protein, with the protein MNTPDDAISPEAAKAEALHQSALEALERKELVAAKDGFTQALAAFDALGDDIGVAMTSHNLGLTSQEAGDLEEARQWLEKSLAISEREDLEGGMTVTCHQLGVVAQLGEDYEAARDWYVRALALEEKSGNVVGEAKTSHQLGIVCHLLGDLPAAKAWYNRAIAGFEGVGDAQTAATTKKLLDYLSDYERQGSHEGHEGPCSRHQ; encoded by the coding sequence TTGAACACACCAGACGACGCCATTTCCCCGGAAGCGGCCAAGGCCGAGGCCCTGCATCAAAGCGCCCTGGAAGCCCTGGAGCGCAAGGAGCTTGTGGCCGCCAAAGACGGCTTCACCCAGGCCCTGGCCGCCTTCGACGCCCTTGGCGACGACATCGGCGTGGCCATGACCAGCCACAACCTGGGCCTGACCAGCCAGGAGGCCGGCGATCTGGAAGAGGCCCGGCAGTGGCTGGAAAAATCCCTGGCCATCAGCGAACGCGAAGACCTCGAAGGCGGCATGACCGTCACCTGCCACCAGCTCGGCGTGGTGGCCCAGCTGGGCGAGGACTACGAGGCCGCCCGGGACTGGTATGTGCGGGCCTTGGCCTTGGAGGAGAAAAGCGGCAACGTCGTTGGCGAGGCCAAGACCAGCCACCAGCTCGGCATCGTCTGCCATCTGCTTGGCGACTTGCCGGCGGCCAAGGCCTGGTACAATCGGGCCATCGCCGGCTTCGAGGGCGTTGGCGACGCCCAGACCGCGGCCACGACCAAGAAGCTTCTGGATTATCTCAGCGACTACGAGCGCCAGGGCAGCCACGAAGGCCACGAAGGGCCGTGCAGCCGGCACCAGTAG